In Kocuria turfanensis, a single genomic region encodes these proteins:
- the resB gene encoding cytochrome c biogenesis protein ResB: MSTPAPPSSGPAAPTEPPRGRSSDAELPALGPRGMARWAWTQLTKMNTALFLLLLLAVAAVPGSIFPQRIQDPAAVQDYLDNNPVLGEWLDRLQFFDVFSSAWFSAVYILLFVSLVGCVLPRAAKHWRAWRAEPPRTPRRLERLPEHRALTLGGRDGAEAPAPDDVVADAARLLKKRGYRVAVRDAGSAAPSVAAERGMWKEVGNIVFHLALLGVLVSVAVGSLFGYKGQRVVVEGESFVNTLIGYDSFTPGTNYDADWLEPFSIRLDRFEAEFNRDTTNPRNYGAPLDFTAEVTVQDEPGAEPREEVLKVNQPLNVNGVKSYLVGNGYAPVIRVTDGNGDVAFEGPVVTVPSDGVYTSSLVLKVPDARPDQLGFVGLLLPTAVGGEGEMPRSVDPGLANPRLILSAYHGDLGLDTGAPQNVYVLDVEQLTELNAMTNENGAITLDAANPVHELPDGKGTVEFLDVKRYVGLDVHYDPGKTGALVSFVLAFTGLLMSLFISRRRVWVRAARGTDEDGRACTVLEYGLLARGEDPRLTAEAERLGELWTGQWESAGVRDRETAGPAPARAGSEPASGNE; this comes from the coding sequence ATGAGCACACCAGCGCCTCCCTCGTCGGGTCCTGCCGCGCCCACGGAGCCGCCCCGCGGGCGCTCCTCCGACGCCGAGCTCCCGGCCCTCGGGCCCCGCGGCATGGCCCGGTGGGCGTGGACGCAGCTCACGAAGATGAACACCGCTTTGTTCCTGCTCCTGCTGCTGGCCGTCGCGGCGGTGCCCGGATCGATCTTCCCGCAGCGGATCCAGGACCCGGCGGCCGTGCAGGACTACCTGGACAACAACCCGGTCCTGGGGGAGTGGCTGGACCGGCTGCAGTTCTTCGACGTGTTCTCCTCGGCCTGGTTCTCCGCCGTCTACATCCTGCTGTTCGTCTCCCTCGTGGGCTGCGTGCTGCCGCGCGCGGCCAAGCACTGGCGGGCCTGGCGGGCCGAGCCCCCGCGCACCCCGCGGCGGCTGGAGCGGCTGCCCGAGCACCGTGCGCTGACGCTCGGCGGCCGCGACGGCGCCGAGGCCCCGGCCCCCGACGACGTCGTCGCCGACGCGGCCCGGCTGCTGAAGAAGCGCGGCTACCGGGTCGCGGTGCGGGACGCCGGCTCGGCCGCCCCCTCGGTCGCCGCCGAGCGCGGGATGTGGAAGGAGGTCGGCAACATCGTCTTCCACCTGGCGCTGCTGGGCGTGCTGGTCTCCGTGGCCGTCGGGTCCCTGTTCGGCTACAAGGGCCAGCGGGTGGTCGTGGAGGGCGAGTCCTTCGTCAACACCCTCATCGGCTACGACTCCTTCACCCCCGGCACCAACTACGACGCCGACTGGCTGGAGCCGTTCTCGATCCGGCTCGACCGCTTCGAGGCCGAGTTCAACCGGGACACCACCAACCCGCGCAACTACGGGGCGCCGCTGGACTTCACCGCCGAGGTCACCGTGCAGGACGAGCCCGGCGCCGAGCCGCGGGAGGAGGTGCTGAAGGTCAACCAGCCGCTGAACGTGAACGGCGTGAAGAGCTACCTCGTGGGCAACGGCTACGCCCCGGTGATCCGGGTGACGGACGGCAACGGGGACGTCGCCTTCGAGGGCCCCGTGGTGACCGTCCCCTCCGACGGCGTGTACACCTCCTCGCTCGTGCTCAAGGTCCCGGACGCCCGCCCCGACCAGCTCGGCTTCGTGGGGCTGCTCCTGCCCACCGCCGTCGGCGGGGAGGGGGAGATGCCCCGCTCGGTGGACCCGGGCCTGGCCAACCCCCGGCTGATCCTCTCCGCCTACCACGGCGACCTGGGACTGGACACCGGCGCCCCGCAGAACGTGTACGTGCTCGACGTCGAGCAGCTCACCGAGCTCAACGCCATGACCAACGAGAACGGCGCGATCACCCTCGACGCCGCGAACCCCGTGCACGAGCTGCCCGACGGCAAGGGGACCGTGGAGTTCCTCGACGTGAAGCGCTACGTGGGCCTGGACGTCCACTACGACCCCGGCAAGACAGGCGCCCTGGTCTCCTTCGTGCTGGCCTTCACGGGCCTGCTGATGTCCCTGTTCATCTCCCGCCGCCGGGTCTGGGTGCGGGCGGCACGGGGCACGGACGAGGACGGCCGGGCCTGCACGGTGCTCGAGTACGGGCTGCTGGCGCGCGGCGAGGACCCCCGGCTCACGGCCGAGGCCGAGCGGCTGGGCGAGCTGTGGACCGGGCAGTGGGAGTCCGCCGGTGTGC
- a CDS encoding cytochrome c biogenesis CcdA family protein, producing the protein MTAGNPFAEIVLDGSLLVALPVALLAGLVSFASPCVLPLVPGYLGYVTGLTGADLQDQRRGRVLAGISLFVLGFSAVFLLMSVLLAQLGAYAWFLGQSWITVVLGALVVLMGVVFLGGVSFFQRDRKIERRPPPGLWGAPLLGVTFGLGWAPCIGPTFAAVQALVYVDGASAGKAAVLTVAYCLGLGVPFLLLALALRRGMGAMGFFRRHRLTIQRAGGGLLVLVGLLMMTGAWTAFVSWVQAELVTDWVMPI; encoded by the coding sequence ATGACGGCCGGCAACCCGTTCGCCGAGATCGTCCTCGACGGCTCCCTCCTCGTCGCCCTGCCCGTGGCACTGCTCGCCGGGCTGGTCTCCTTCGCGTCCCCGTGCGTGCTGCCGCTCGTGCCCGGCTACCTGGGCTACGTGACGGGCCTGACGGGCGCGGACCTGCAGGACCAGCGCCGCGGCCGGGTGCTGGCCGGGATCAGCCTGTTCGTGCTCGGCTTCTCGGCCGTGTTCCTGCTGATGTCCGTGCTGCTCGCCCAGCTGGGCGCCTACGCCTGGTTCCTGGGGCAGAGCTGGATCACCGTGGTGCTCGGCGCCCTGGTGGTGCTCATGGGCGTCGTCTTCCTCGGCGGGGTGTCGTTCTTCCAGCGGGACCGCAAGATCGAGCGCCGCCCCCCGCCCGGCCTGTGGGGCGCCCCGCTGCTCGGCGTCACCTTCGGCCTCGGCTGGGCGCCCTGCATCGGCCCGACGTTCGCCGCCGTGCAGGCCCTCGTGTACGTGGACGGCGCCTCGGCCGGGAAGGCCGCCGTGCTCACGGTGGCCTACTGCCTGGGCCTCGGGGTGCCCTTCCTCCTCCTGGCCCTGGCGCTGCGCCGGGGCATGGGGGCCATGGGCTTCTTCCGACGGCACCGCCTCACCATCCAGCGCGCCGGCGGGGGCCTCCTCGTCCTGGTCGGGCTGCTCATGATGACGGGGGCGTGGACCGCGTTCGTGTCCTGGGTGCAGGCCGAGCTCGTCACCGACTGGGTGATGCCGATCTGA
- a CDS encoding TlpA family protein disulfide reductase, with product MTSRPSPSSRPSRRRVLSLAGLGVLGLALAGCTEEDSLAQQANSGDQKGYIAGDGTVSEYAAGERGEPVQFEGTLFDGTVVSAEDLRGTPALLNFWYAGCAPCRVEAPDLRELAERFDGRAAFYGVNLRDEQATAEAFERTFEIPYPSFEDKDGGVLMALSAYVPPQAVPTTLVLDAEGRVAARILGIAERSVLETLLEDTVAEAA from the coding sequence GTGACCTCCCGTCCCTCGCCCTCCTCCCGTCCGTCCCGCCGCCGCGTGCTCTCGCTCGCGGGCCTGGGCGTCCTCGGGCTCGCCCTCGCCGGGTGCACCGAGGAGGACTCGCTGGCCCAGCAGGCCAACTCCGGGGACCAGAAGGGCTACATCGCCGGCGACGGCACCGTCTCGGAGTACGCGGCCGGGGAGCGCGGGGAGCCCGTGCAGTTCGAGGGCACCCTCTTCGACGGCACCGTGGTCTCGGCCGAGGACCTCCGCGGAACCCCCGCGCTGCTCAACTTCTGGTACGCCGGGTGCGCCCCGTGCCGGGTCGAGGCCCCCGACCTCCGGGAGCTCGCCGAGCGCTTCGACGGCCGGGCCGCCTTCTACGGCGTGAACCTGCGCGACGAGCAGGCCACCGCGGAGGCGTTCGAGCGCACCTTCGAGATCCCCTATCCCTCCTTCGAGGACAAGGACGGGGGCGTGCTGATGGCCCTGAGCGCCTACGTGCCCCCGCAGGCCGTGCCCACCACGCTGGTCCTCGACGCCGAGGGCCGGGTGGCCGCCCGCATCCTCGGCATCGCCGAGCGCTCCGTGCTGGAGACCCTGCTCGAGGACACGGTGGCCGAAGCGGCATGA
- a CDS encoding histidine phosphatase family protein gives MPSSTIHLLRHGQVLNPDRIVYGRLPGYGLTELGARMAEAAAADLVRRVGDGSRIVHLVSSPLQRTRETAAPVARELRLPVHPDERVIEAPNHFEGLHVDALELLKPRHWPHLRNPLRPSWGEPYRRQVARMAEAVLEAGRTAVERGGDGAEAVVVSHQLPIWLARRSAEGRPLPHDPRRRQCNLASLTSLVFDDLDAGRPPRVEYREPAAVYYPGVNQLPGS, from the coding sequence ATGCCCTCCTCGACGATCCACCTGCTGCGCCACGGCCAGGTCCTCAACCCGGACCGCATCGTCTACGGCAGGCTCCCCGGCTACGGCCTCACCGAGCTGGGCGCGCGGATGGCCGAGGCCGCCGCCGCCGACCTCGTCCGCCGGGTCGGCGACGGCTCGCGCATCGTCCACCTCGTCTCCTCCCCGCTGCAGCGGACGCGGGAGACCGCCGCGCCGGTGGCGCGGGAGCTGCGGCTGCCGGTGCACCCCGACGAGCGGGTGATCGAGGCCCCCAACCACTTCGAGGGCCTGCACGTGGACGCCCTCGAGCTGCTCAAGCCGCGGCACTGGCCCCACCTGCGCAACCCGCTGCGCCCCTCCTGGGGGGAGCCCTACCGACGGCAGGTGGCCCGCATGGCCGAGGCCGTGCTGGAGGCCGGGCGCACCGCCGTGGAGCGCGGCGGGGACGGCGCCGAGGCCGTGGTGGTCTCCCACCAGCTGCCGATCTGGCTGGCCCGGCGCTCCGCCGAGGGCCGTCCCCTGCCGCACGACCCGCGCCGGCGGCAGTGCAACCTGGCCTCCCTGACCTCGCTCGTGTTCGACGACCTCGACGCCGGGCGCCCGCCCCGGGTCGAGTACCGCGAGCCCGCCGCCGTCTACTATCCAGGGGTCAACCAGCTTCCCGGTTCATAA
- a CDS encoding glutaredoxin family protein encodes MSSPTPPAVTLLTRPGCHLCEAARASVDRVTSALGLGWAEVDVDGDPELARRHAEEIPVLLVDGVPRDFWQIDERRLARLLRERLAG; translated from the coding sequence ATGAGCTCCCCGACGCCCCCGGCCGTGACCCTGCTGACCCGCCCCGGGTGCCACCTCTGCGAGGCGGCCCGGGCGTCGGTGGACCGGGTCACCTCCGCGCTGGGCCTGGGCTGGGCCGAGGTCGACGTCGACGGCGACCCCGAGCTGGCCCGCCGGCACGCGGAGGAGATCCCGGTGCTGCTCGTCGACGGCGTGCCACGCGACTTCTGGCAGATCGACGAGCGCCGGCTCGCCCGGCTGCTGCGCGAGCGCCTGGCCGGCTGA
- a CDS encoding 30S ribosomal protein bS22 gives MGSVIKKRRKRMSKKKHRKLLRKTRHQRRNKK, from the coding sequence ATGGGTTCAGTGATCAAGAAGCGCCGCAAGCGCATGTCCAAGAAGAAGCACCGCAAGCTCCTCCGCAAGACCCGTCACCAGCGCCGCAACAAGAAGTGA
- a CDS encoding FadR/GntR family transcriptional regulator produces the protein MATHRQVLQWLENELFDGHLVLGQQLPSDRDLAAIHRVSRNNMREALKTLEAQGIVRLFDGPRKSILPMLVREPAASAGPALQLHMATSDYPLRDIVQTRVLLETWALERSDPRHPAMAELRALLEQMGRDDLSLKEFHHLEVSFHIALCKTAGNSVVSALMSSLRDSIYEYTMALVGHVPLWSATSERLRAEHQAIYSAVEAGDRRLAARLVAEHIEYQYREAGVDPDQEQRTPGPAPDAPADPAVPVATGELPVRAAEEPGGPSEVPRSA, from the coding sequence ATGGCAACGCATCGACAGGTCCTGCAGTGGCTGGAGAACGAGCTGTTCGACGGCCATCTCGTGCTGGGCCAACAACTGCCCTCGGACCGCGACCTCGCGGCCATCCACCGCGTGTCCCGCAACAACATGCGGGAGGCGCTCAAGACCCTGGAGGCGCAGGGGATCGTCCGTCTCTTCGACGGGCCGCGCAAGTCGATCCTGCCCATGCTGGTCCGGGAGCCGGCGGCCTCCGCCGGTCCGGCCCTGCAGCTGCACATGGCCACCTCGGACTACCCGCTGCGGGACATCGTGCAGACCCGGGTGCTGCTCGAGACCTGGGCGCTGGAGCGCTCGGACCCCCGGCACCCGGCCATGGCCGAGCTGCGGGCGCTGCTCGAGCAGATGGGCCGGGACGACCTCTCGCTCAAGGAGTTCCACCACCTCGAGGTGAGCTTCCACATCGCGCTGTGCAAGACCGCGGGCAACTCGGTGGTCTCCGCCCTGATGTCCTCGCTGCGGGACTCGATCTACGAGTACACGATGGCCCTCGTGGGCCACGTGCCCCTGTGGAGCGCCACCTCGGAGCGGCTGCGCGCCGAGCACCAGGCGATCTACTCCGCCGTGGAGGCGGGCGACCGCAGGCTCGCGGCCCGGCTGGTCGCCGAGCACATCGAGTACCAGTACCGCGAGGCCGGCGTGGACCCCGACCAGGAGCAGCGCACCCCCGGCCCCGCCCCGGACGCGCCGGCCGACCCGGCCGTGCCCGTCGCCACGGGGGAGCTGCCGGTGCGCGCCGCGGAGGAGCCCGGCGGCCCGTCGGAGGTGCCGCGCAGCGCCTGA
- the gdhA gene encoding NADP-specific glutamate dehydrogenase has product MHEDLYPIRQAVLARNPGEVEFHQAVDEVFDSLGPVVARHPEFLDAAVLERICEPERQIIFRVPWTDDEGRVHINRGFRVEFNSALGPYKGGLRFHPSVYLGIVKFLGFEQIFKNALTGMPIGGGKGGSDFDPSGRSDAEIMRFCQSFMTELYRHIGEYTDVPAGDIGVGGREIGYLFGQYKRITNRYESGVLTGKGLSWGGSLVRTEATGYGTVMFAEEMLRTRGQSFDGQTVLVSGSGNVATFAIARAQHLGATVITASDSGGCVVDPDGIDLELLRQIKEVERGRISEYAERRGGRARFIAKGSVWDVPGTVALPCATQNELDGSHAKKLLAHGVVAVAEGANMPSTGEATRMFQEAGVLFGPGKAANAGGVATSALEMQQNASRDSWTFGYTEERLGQIMTSIHDRCAETAEDYGMPGNYVAGANIAGFVKVAGAMMAQGLI; this is encoded by the coding sequence ATGCACGAGGACCTGTATCCCATCCGTCAGGCCGTCCTTGCCCGCAACCCCGGTGAGGTGGAGTTCCACCAGGCGGTGGACGAGGTCTTCGACTCCCTCGGCCCCGTGGTGGCCCGGCACCCCGAGTTCCTCGACGCCGCGGTGCTCGAGCGGATCTGCGAGCCGGAGCGCCAGATCATCTTCCGCGTCCCGTGGACCGACGACGAGGGCCGCGTGCACATCAACCGCGGCTTCCGCGTGGAGTTCAACTCCGCGCTGGGGCCCTACAAGGGCGGACTGCGCTTCCACCCGTCCGTCTACCTCGGCATCGTGAAGTTCCTGGGCTTCGAGCAGATCTTCAAGAACGCCCTCACCGGCATGCCCATCGGCGGCGGCAAGGGCGGCTCGGACTTCGATCCCAGCGGGCGCTCCGACGCGGAGATCATGCGCTTCTGCCAGTCCTTCATGACCGAGCTCTACCGCCACATCGGCGAGTACACGGACGTCCCGGCCGGCGACATCGGCGTGGGCGGGCGCGAGATCGGCTACCTGTTCGGCCAGTACAAGCGCATCACCAACCGCTACGAGTCGGGCGTGCTCACCGGCAAGGGGCTGAGCTGGGGCGGGTCCCTCGTGCGCACCGAGGCCACCGGGTACGGCACCGTGATGTTCGCCGAGGAGATGCTGCGCACCCGCGGGCAGTCCTTCGACGGGCAGACGGTGCTGGTCTCCGGGTCCGGCAACGTGGCGACCTTCGCCATCGCCCGGGCCCAGCACCTGGGGGCCACGGTGATCACCGCCTCCGACTCCGGCGGCTGCGTGGTGGACCCCGACGGCATCGACCTGGAGCTGCTGCGCCAGATCAAGGAGGTTGAGCGCGGCCGGATCTCGGAGTACGCCGAGCGCCGCGGCGGGCGCGCCCGGTTCATCGCCAAGGGCTCCGTGTGGGACGTCCCCGGCACCGTGGCCCTGCCGTGCGCCACCCAGAACGAGCTGGACGGCTCCCACGCCAAGAAGCTGCTGGCGCACGGCGTGGTGGCCGTGGCCGAGGGCGCCAACATGCCCTCCACCGGCGAGGCCACGCGGATGTTCCAGGAGGCCGGGGTGCTCTTCGGCCCCGGCAAGGCGGCCAACGCCGGCGGCGTGGCGACCTCCGCGCTGGAGATGCAGCAGAACGCGTCCCGGGACTCGTGGACCTTCGGCTACACGGAGGAGCGGCTCGGGCAGATCATGACGTCGATCCACGACCGGTGCGCCGAGACCGCCGAGGACTACGGCATGCCCGGCAACTACGTGGCCGGCGCCAACATCGCCGGCTTCGTCAAGGTGGCCGGCGCCATGATGGCCCAGGGCCTCATCTGA
- a CDS encoding ArsR/SmtB family transcription factor codes for MGNNDVFAVIADKTRRGILTVLKDGERPVGDLVAELGVSQPTVSKHLKILREAGMVSMEAQGQRRLYAVRPEPLAEVTHWIHEVTGDAVQQRAAPEPTAPEPAAPAPTAPAPGGTPGAHTAAADEPVTGAPEELVVTAPALREPGPELLMSEPPGSDPSAAGRPAGGTPRRPARGAGARAADLLAGLPGLRRRPRHPRR; via the coding sequence ATGGGCAACAACGACGTGTTCGCGGTGATCGCCGACAAGACCCGGCGGGGGATCCTCACCGTGCTCAAGGACGGCGAGCGACCCGTGGGGGACCTCGTGGCGGAGCTGGGCGTCTCCCAGCCCACCGTCTCCAAGCATCTGAAGATCCTGCGCGAGGCCGGTATGGTGTCCATGGAGGCACAAGGGCAGCGGCGGCTGTACGCCGTACGGCCCGAGCCCCTCGCCGAGGTGACCCACTGGATCCACGAGGTCACCGGCGACGCGGTCCAGCAGCGGGCCGCTCCGGAACCCACCGCGCCCGAACCGGCGGCACCGGCGCCCACCGCGCCGGCACCCGGCGGAACGCCCGGTGCCCACACGGCCGCGGCGGACGAACCCGTCACGGGCGCTCCGGAGGAGCTGGTGGTCACCGCCCCCGCCCTCCGGGAACCGGGCCCCGAACTGCTCATGTCCGAACCACCCGGATCCGACCCGTCCGCGGCCGGGCGTCCCGCCGGCGGGACGCCCCGGCGCCCCGCCCGAGGGGCCGGGGCCCGCGCCGCGGACCTCCTGGCCGGCCTGCCCGGCCTGCGCCGCCGGCCCCGGCACCCGCGGCGGTGA
- a CDS encoding acetoin utilization protein AcuC, with product MTPATSGPGAPHPTRLFWDPALLEYDFGPHHPMHPSRLELTYRLVQEFRLDRRANVTVEAPEVAPDDVLRLVHPQHYLDAVRAVGADPSLEIPECGLGTEDTPAFPRVHEASARLVGGTYQGAAALLAGDAVRAVNFGGGMHHAHAERASGFCIYNDCAVGIRHLLEQGVQRVAYVDVDGHHGDGTQSIFYDDPRVLTISLHETGLALFPGTGFANETGRGASEGYAVNVAMPATADDAMWLRAFDAVVPPLLRQFAPEVLVSQHGCDSHFADPLTHLRVSVDAQRQTAVALAGLADELCEGRWIATGGGGYNCHDVVPRSWTHLVAIAAGHPVDVGAAVPQPWREHVRERYGAEAPRVMGDEVDLWWRSWEVGFDPNDETDRTIMATRKEIFPQWGLDPWFD from the coding sequence GTGACTCCTGCTACATCCGGGCCCGGCGCCCCGCACCCCACGCGACTGTTCTGGGACCCCGCCCTGCTCGAGTACGACTTCGGGCCCCACCACCCGATGCACCCCTCCCGGCTCGAGCTCACGTACCGCCTGGTCCAGGAGTTCCGCCTCGACCGCCGGGCCAACGTCACCGTGGAGGCCCCGGAGGTCGCCCCGGACGACGTCCTGCGCCTCGTCCACCCCCAGCACTACCTGGACGCGGTGCGGGCGGTCGGCGCGGACCCCTCCCTGGAGATCCCCGAGTGCGGGCTCGGCACCGAGGACACCCCGGCCTTCCCGCGGGTGCACGAGGCCAGCGCCCGGCTGGTGGGCGGCACCTACCAGGGCGCCGCGGCCCTCCTGGCGGGGGACGCGGTGCGCGCCGTGAACTTCGGGGGCGGGATGCACCACGCCCACGCGGAGCGGGCCAGCGGCTTCTGCATCTACAACGACTGCGCCGTGGGCATCCGGCACCTGCTGGAACAGGGCGTCCAGCGGGTGGCCTACGTGGACGTCGACGGCCACCACGGGGACGGGACCCAGTCGATCTTCTACGACGACCCCCGGGTGCTCACCATCTCGCTGCACGAGACCGGCCTGGCCCTGTTCCCGGGCACCGGCTTCGCCAACGAGACGGGCCGGGGGGCGTCCGAGGGGTACGCCGTCAACGTCGCCATGCCCGCCACCGCCGACGACGCCATGTGGCTGCGGGCCTTCGACGCCGTGGTCCCGCCGCTGCTGCGCCAGTTCGCGCCGGAGGTGCTGGTCAGCCAGCACGGCTGCGACTCCCACTTCGCCGACCCGCTCACCCACCTGCGGGTCAGCGTGGACGCCCAGCGGCAGACCGCCGTCGCCCTCGCCGGACTCGCCGACGAACTGTGCGAGGGCCGGTGGATCGCCACGGGCGGGGGCGGGTACAACTGCCACGACGTGGTGCCCCGGTCCTGGACGCACCTGGTCGCGATCGCCGCCGGGCACCCGGTGGACGTGGGCGCGGCGGTGCCGCAGCCGTGGCGGGAGCATGTGCGCGAGCGCTACGGGGCCGAGGCGCCGCGGGTGATGGGCGACGAGGTGGACCTGTGGTGGCGCTCGTGGGAGGTCGGCTTCGACCCCAACGACGAGACCGACCGCACGATCATGGCCACCCGCAAGGAGATCTTCCCGCAGTGGGGGCTGGACCCGTGGTTCGACTGA
- a CDS encoding potassium channel family protein: protein MFPTRPATTARHPSGRRRPPGTVAVIGLGRFGAALALELMRNGAEVLGVDTDEGVVQELNGQLTAVVRADATQEQLLRQLGVDEFDKVVVGIGSDVQASILVASRLLKFGHPEIWAKAITGPHAEILEQLGVHHVISPEHDMGVRSAHLIQGRVLDFVVIDEGFALIRCPAPEAVQQRPLDALNLRRAHGVSVVSVRRPGESWEPAEPGTVLYENDQVLVIGPTRKVQAFSDLD, encoded by the coding sequence ATGTTCCCCACCCGCCCGGCCACCACCGCTCGTCACCCCTCCGGCCGCCGCCGGCCACCGGGCACGGTGGCCGTGATCGGCCTGGGCCGCTTCGGCGCCGCCCTCGCCCTGGAGCTGATGCGCAACGGCGCCGAGGTGCTCGGCGTCGACACCGACGAGGGCGTCGTCCAGGAGCTCAACGGGCAGCTGACCGCCGTGGTGCGCGCGGACGCCACCCAGGAGCAGCTGCTGCGCCAGCTGGGGGTCGACGAGTTCGACAAGGTCGTCGTCGGGATCGGCTCGGACGTGCAGGCCAGCATCCTGGTGGCCTCCCGGCTGCTGAAGTTCGGCCACCCGGAGATCTGGGCCAAGGCCATCACCGGCCCGCACGCCGAGATCCTGGAGCAGCTCGGGGTGCACCACGTGATCAGCCCCGAGCACGACATGGGCGTGCGCTCCGCCCACCTGATCCAGGGCCGGGTGCTCGACTTCGTGGTGATCGACGAGGGCTTCGCGCTCATCCGCTGCCCCGCCCCCGAGGCGGTCCAGCAGCGCCCCCTGGACGCGCTCAACCTCCGCCGGGCCCACGGGGTCTCCGTGGTCTCCGTGCGGCGCCCGGGGGAGTCCTGGGAACCGGCCGAACCGGGGACCGTCCTGTACGAGAACGACCAGGTCCTCGTCATCGGGCCCACCCGCAAGGTGCAGGCGTTCAGCGACCTCGACTGA
- a CDS encoding TrkH family potassium uptake protein, which produces MPLEEALLRARVRRLTHASRPRRRRPRASRRSTDPREVTPKRTAQLIVGAFAAALVAGTVLLLLPVARVGPGGASFMEAFFTATSAMCVTGLIVVDTPTYWTPFGQAVVLALIQIGGFGVMSFATVLGILLARRLGLTARIMSSAETKSPGYGDMRRVLLRVLATTLVVETLVAAALALRFAAGYGYGAGQAVWHGVFHAVSAFNNAGFALYTLSIMDFATDPWINLPLIAAVVLGGLGFPVLHELRREWRRPRRWSMNTRIVLLATVVLLSAGTVFLSAVEWANPATLGPMRADEKLLAGFFQSTIARTAGFNSIDVSAMHPVSWLGLDLLMLVGGGPAGTAGGLKVTTFVVLGCIAYTEVTGGAAVNVLGRRLSRSVQRQATTVVVLALGAVAAATMVLMLLHEDIGLDRLLFEVISAFATVGLSTGITAALSPAGQGVLIALMFLGRLGPITVATAMAARPRRALYELPEERPLIG; this is translated from the coding sequence ATGCCCTTGGAAGAGGCCCTGCTGCGGGCCCGGGTGCGCCGGCTGACCCACGCCTCCAGGCCCCGCCGCAGGCGCCCCCGGGCGTCCCGGAGGAGCACCGACCCGCGGGAGGTCACTCCGAAGCGCACCGCTCAGCTGATCGTCGGCGCCTTCGCGGCCGCACTGGTCGCCGGCACCGTCCTGCTGCTGCTCCCGGTCGCCCGCGTGGGCCCCGGCGGGGCCTCCTTCATGGAGGCCTTCTTCACCGCGACCTCGGCGATGTGCGTGACCGGGCTGATCGTGGTGGACACCCCCACCTACTGGACCCCGTTCGGGCAGGCCGTCGTCCTGGCCCTGATCCAGATCGGCGGGTTCGGGGTGATGTCCTTCGCGACCGTGCTCGGGATCCTGCTGGCCCGCCGGCTCGGGCTGACGGCCAGGATCATGAGCTCCGCCGAGACGAAGAGCCCCGGCTACGGGGACATGCGCCGGGTGCTGCTGCGCGTCCTGGCCACCACCCTGGTGGTCGAGACGCTCGTGGCCGCCGCGCTCGCCCTGCGCTTCGCCGCCGGCTACGGCTATGGGGCGGGACAGGCCGTCTGGCACGGGGTGTTCCACGCCGTCTCGGCGTTCAACAACGCCGGTTTCGCCCTGTACACGCTGTCCATCATGGACTTCGCGACCGACCCCTGGATCAACCTGCCGCTCATCGCCGCGGTGGTCCTGGGCGGGCTGGGCTTCCCGGTGCTCCACGAGCTGCGCCGGGAGTGGCGCCGGCCGCGGCGGTGGAGCATGAACACCCGCATCGTGCTGCTCGCCACCGTGGTCCTGCTCAGCGCCGGCACGGTGTTCCTGAGCGCCGTGGAGTGGGCCAACCCCGCCACCCTCGGCCCGATGCGGGCGGACGAGAAGCTGCTGGCCGGCTTCTTCCAGTCCACCATCGCCCGCACCGCCGGGTTCAACAGCATCGACGTCTCCGCCATGCACCCGGTGTCGTGGCTGGGCCTGGACCTGCTGATGCTCGTCGGCGGCGGGCCGGCCGGCACCGCGGGCGGCCTGAAGGTCACCACGTTCGTCGTCCTGGGCTGCATCGCCTACACGGAGGTCACCGGCGGCGCGGCGGTCAACGTGCTGGGCAGGCGGCTGTCCCGCTCGGTGCAGCGCCAGGCCACCACGGTGGTCGTGCTGGCGCTGGGCGCCGTGGCCGCCGCCACGATGGTGCTGATGCTGCTGCACGAGGACATCGGCCTGGACCGGCTGCTGTTCGAGGTGATCTCCGCCTTCGCCACCGTGGGCCTGTCCACCGGGATCACCGCCGCCCTGTCCCCGGCGGGCCAGGGGGTGCTGATCGCGCTGATGTTCCTGGGGCGGCTGGGGCCCATCACGGTGGCCACGGCCATGGCCGCCCGGCCGCGCAGGGCCCTCTACGAGCTGCCCGAGGAGCGCCCGCTGATCGGCTGA